In Microbacterium profundi, one DNA window encodes the following:
- a CDS encoding DUF305 domain-containing protein, producing the protein MRFRILALSTAALAAALVLAGCAPTDGSMPGMDHGPGGMTSSTPAPSEQASFNSADEMFVTMMIPHHEQAIEMADQILAKDGIDERVVTLAEQIKAAQGPEIQTMKGWLEDWGIPYDDSMSDMGGMGGMGGMDHGDGMMSDDDMAALDAATGVEATRLFLEGMVGHHQGAVTMAQMVLNNGENPDVAALAQQIIDGQTAEITTMQDILATL; encoded by the coding sequence ATGCGTTTCCGCATTCTCGCGCTGAGCACCGCCGCGCTCGCCGCTGCGCTCGTGCTCGCCGGCTGCGCGCCCACCGACGGATCCATGCCCGGCATGGACCACGGCCCCGGCGGCATGACCAGCAGCACCCCCGCCCCCTCCGAGCAGGCATCGTTCAACTCCGCTGACGAGATGTTCGTCACGATGATGATCCCGCACCACGAACAGGCCATCGAGATGGCCGATCAGATCCTGGCCAAGGACGGCATCGACGAGCGGGTCGTGACCCTCGCCGAGCAGATCAAAGCCGCCCAAGGCCCCGAGATCCAGACCATGAAGGGCTGGCTCGAGGACTGGGGAATCCCCTACGACGACTCCATGTCCGACATGGGCGGGATGGGCGGGATGGGCGGCATGGACCACGGCGACGGGATGATGTCCGACGACGACATGGCCGCCCTGGACGCCGCCACCGGGGTCGAGGCGACCCGGCTGTTCCTCGAGGGCATGGTCGGCCACCACCAGGGCGCCGTCACCATGGCCCAGATGGTGCTGAACAACGGCGAGAACCCGGACGTGGCCGCGCTCGCCCAGCAGATCATCGACGGACAGACCGCCGAGATCACCACCATGCAGGACATCCTCGCCACCCTCTGA
- a CDS encoding DUF6153 family protein: MNHIRTLVHAPSGLHRLLLTFATALLLIAGLLAMHTLTGTLTSGHADTPAAASEAAHAAPASDLGGTVATGSMLENTIGTGTEASGGHCEGDCDNSGGMPDHSMLMMACVLALLAATIVLLAPALLARLGTVLALLRLHGRNVLTALPHPRPPSLIVLSISRT, from the coding sequence GTGAACCACATCCGAACCCTGGTGCACGCCCCATCCGGGCTGCACCGGCTGCTGCTGACCTTCGCGACCGCGCTCCTGCTGATCGCCGGCCTGCTGGCCATGCACACCCTCACCGGCACGCTCACCAGCGGGCACGCCGACACCCCCGCAGCGGCCTCCGAAGCCGCCCATGCCGCGCCTGCCTCTGACCTGGGCGGCACCGTCGCGACCGGGAGCATGCTCGAGAACACCATCGGGACAGGCACCGAGGCTTCGGGCGGGCACTGCGAGGGCGACTGCGACAACTCGGGCGGAATGCCGGACCATTCGATGCTGATGATGGCGTGCGTGCTGGCGCTGCTGGCCGCCACCATCGTGCTGCTCGCCCCGGCGCTGCTGGCCCGCCTGGGCACCGTCCTCGCCCTGCTACGCCTGCACGGGCGGAATGTGCTCACCGCGTTACCGCACCCCCGACCACCTTCCCTCATCGTCCTGTCGATCAGTCGAACCTGA
- a CDS encoding heavy metal translocating P-type ATPase, which produces MTDTKTVTLQVSGMIRATSKNVTEAHLARQPGVLSVDANPVSQTATVTYDPQTTSVAHLQQWVIECGYHCAGQSVPDHICDPAHEPHEHADHHDHAEHDAHAEHDAHDGYQEHAEHEGRAVSTGHDTPAGHEHPHPAADHADHSAVDAGEHAGHAPATEGGHDHGAQPAGRSAQDVMGHGGHHGGMSMAAMTRDMRNRFLVALILSIPITLWSPIGREVLGFEVPAPFGLRDDVFMLIVSLPVIFYSAWIFFDGAYRALRARTLDMMVLVAVGVGAGWIYSLVITLTGGGEVFYEAATVLATFVLLGHWVEMRARGGANDAIRRLLELAPARAVVLRDGEEVEIPTSEVVPGDLMLIRPGAKVPTDGVVEDGESEIDESMVTGESMPVEKAPGSEVIGATVNTVGTLRVRATKVGADTALAQIVKLVQEAQNSKAPGQRLADRAAFWLVLLALVGGTLTFLVWFLAGAELPMAILFAITVVVITCPDALGLATPTAIMVGTGLGAKRGVLFKNATGIETAAHIDTVVLDKTGTLTKGEPEVTDYIPVGMDDLELLALAAALERESEHPLAKAIVTYADSRNIPRRTASAFRNVTGQGAIATVDGKQVVLGNARLMAAQGIDTGPVVSQQQALADGGRTAIMFAVDGQIAGVIALADAPRDTAKAAIDALHEHGIEVAMLTGDNKPTAERIASLLGIDTVIADVLPEDKSAKIAELQASGKKVAMVGDGVNDAPALAQADLGIAIGAGTDVAIETADVVLMRSDPLDVAIALKIGKGTLRKMRQNLGWAIGYNAIALPIAAGVFYPAFGIMLSPEIAAISMSGSSVIVAVNALLLKRLRLPAQQAPAAPAEASSLAPASTPGGAS; this is translated from the coding sequence ATGACCGACACCAAGACCGTGACCCTGCAGGTCAGCGGCATGATCCGCGCGACCTCCAAGAACGTCACCGAAGCCCACCTCGCCCGCCAGCCGGGCGTCCTGTCCGTCGACGCGAACCCGGTCTCCCAGACCGCGACCGTCACCTACGACCCGCAGACCACCTCGGTCGCGCACCTGCAGCAGTGGGTGATCGAATGCGGCTACCACTGCGCCGGGCAGTCCGTCCCGGACCACATCTGCGACCCCGCCCACGAACCTCACGAGCACGCCGACCACCACGACCACGCCGAGCACGATGCCCACGCCGAGCATGACGCGCACGACGGCTATCAGGAGCACGCCGAGCACGAGGGACGCGCGGTCTCCACCGGTCATGACACCCCGGCGGGGCACGAGCACCCGCACCCGGCAGCGGACCACGCTGACCACTCCGCAGTGGACGCCGGTGAGCATGCCGGTCACGCTCCGGCCACCGAGGGTGGGCACGATCACGGGGCTCAGCCGGCCGGCCGCAGCGCGCAGGATGTGATGGGCCACGGCGGGCATCACGGCGGCATGTCGATGGCGGCGATGACCCGGGACATGCGCAACCGGTTCCTGGTCGCGTTGATCCTGTCGATCCCGATCACCTTGTGGTCCCCGATCGGCCGGGAGGTGCTCGGCTTCGAGGTGCCGGCCCCGTTCGGGCTGCGCGACGACGTGTTCATGCTGATCGTGTCGCTGCCGGTGATCTTCTACTCGGCCTGGATCTTCTTCGACGGCGCCTACCGGGCTCTGCGGGCCCGCACCCTGGACATGATGGTGCTGGTCGCGGTCGGTGTCGGCGCCGGCTGGATCTACAGCCTGGTCATCACCCTCACCGGCGGCGGCGAGGTGTTCTACGAAGCCGCCACCGTGCTGGCCACCTTCGTGCTGCTCGGCCACTGGGTCGAGATGCGCGCCCGGGGCGGCGCGAACGACGCCATCCGCCGGCTGCTGGAGCTCGCGCCCGCCCGCGCGGTCGTCCTCCGCGACGGAGAGGAGGTCGAGATCCCCACCTCCGAGGTCGTCCCCGGCGACCTCATGCTCATCCGCCCCGGCGCGAAAGTCCCCACCGACGGCGTCGTCGAGGACGGCGAGTCCGAGATCGACGAGTCGATGGTCACCGGCGAGTCCATGCCGGTCGAGAAGGCGCCCGGCTCGGAGGTGATCGGCGCGACCGTGAACACCGTCGGCACCCTCCGGGTGCGTGCCACGAAGGTCGGCGCGGACACCGCGCTGGCGCAGATCGTGAAGCTGGTGCAGGAGGCGCAGAACTCCAAGGCCCCCGGCCAGCGCCTCGCCGACCGGGCCGCGTTCTGGCTCGTCCTGCTCGCCCTCGTCGGCGGCACCCTGACCTTCCTGGTGTGGTTCCTCGCCGGGGCGGAGCTGCCGATGGCGATCCTGTTCGCGATCACCGTCGTCGTCATCACCTGCCCCGACGCCCTCGGGCTCGCCACCCCGACCGCGATCATGGTCGGCACGGGCCTGGGCGCCAAGCGTGGTGTCCTGTTCAAGAACGCCACCGGCATCGAGACCGCCGCGCACATCGACACCGTCGTGCTGGACAAGACCGGCACGCTCACCAAGGGCGAGCCGGAGGTCACCGACTACATCCCCGTCGGCATGGACGACCTGGAGCTACTCGCCCTCGCCGCCGCGCTCGAGCGGGAGTCGGAGCACCCGCTGGCCAAGGCGATCGTCACCTACGCCGACAGCCGGAACATCCCGCGTCGCACCGCGTCCGCGTTCCGCAACGTCACCGGGCAGGGCGCGATCGCCACCGTGGACGGGAAGCAGGTGGTGCTCGGCAACGCCCGGCTGATGGCCGCGCAGGGCATCGACACCGGCCCGGTCGTCTCGCAGCAGCAGGCCCTCGCGGACGGCGGCCGCACCGCGATCATGTTCGCCGTCGACGGGCAGATCGCCGGCGTGATCGCCCTCGCCGACGCCCCCCGCGACACCGCGAAAGCCGCGATCGACGCACTCCACGAGCACGGCATCGAGGTGGCGATGCTCACGGGCGACAACAAGCCCACCGCCGAGCGCATCGCCTCGCTGCTGGGCATCGACACCGTGATCGCCGACGTGCTCCCCGAGGACAAGTCCGCCAAGATCGCCGAGCTCCAGGCATCCGGCAAGAAGGTCGCGATGGTCGGCGACGGCGTCAACGACGCCCCCGCCCTCGCCCAGGCGGACCTCGGCATCGCGATCGGCGCCGGCACCGACGTCGCCATCGAGACCGCCGATGTCGTCCTGATGCGCTCCGACCCGCTGGACGTGGCGATCGCGCTGAAGATCGGGAAGGGCACGCTGCGGAAGATGCGGCAGAACCTCGGCTGGGCCATCGGCTACAACGCGATCGCGCTGCCGATCGCCGCCGGCGTGTTCTACCCCGCGTTCGGGATCATGCTCTCCCCGGAGATCGCCGCCATCAGCATGTCCGGCTCCAGCGTGATCGTCGCCGTCAACGCGCTCCTGCTCAAGCGGCTCCGGCTGCCCGCCCAGCAGGCCCCCGCGGCCCCGGCAGAGGCGAGCAGCCTCGCCCCGGCGTCGACGCCCGGCGGCGCCTCATGA
- a CDS encoding F510_1955 family glycosylhydrolase: MSSNATTITAAAVAAAAGLLLTGCTSTPTATSAPAPDTGLGHVHGIVDLGGSTVLLGAHAGLYTLTDTGDLSGPLGGADFDAMGLTADGDVLYASGHPGPNTPAELGEHNLGLIRSTDAGTTWEPVAFTGQEDFHVLTAGDGAIHGIGSSSITIHTSTDGGTTWIDGAELPAADLTVTTDGTLYAATRQGLQESRDAGATFDLVADAPPLYLVEADSTGGLVGVDTDGTLWRLTGTGSWDSVGAATGTVQALGNADGAVVLVDDRGIVRIHGTETTVVLPAGTAQ; this comes from the coding sequence ATGAGCAGCAACGCCACCACGATCACGGCCGCTGCCGTCGCCGCTGCTGCGGGCCTGCTGCTGACCGGCTGCACCTCCACGCCGACCGCCACCTCGGCACCCGCCCCGGATACCGGTCTCGGTCATGTGCACGGCATCGTCGACCTCGGCGGGAGCACCGTGCTGCTGGGCGCCCACGCAGGCCTCTACACCCTCACCGACACCGGCGACCTCTCCGGCCCCCTGGGAGGCGCGGACTTCGACGCGATGGGCCTGACCGCCGACGGCGACGTCCTCTACGCCTCCGGGCACCCGGGACCGAACACCCCGGCGGAGCTCGGCGAGCACAACCTGGGACTCATCCGAAGCACCGACGCCGGGACCACCTGGGAGCCGGTCGCGTTCACCGGGCAGGAGGACTTCCACGTCCTCACCGCCGGAGACGGTGCGATCCACGGGATCGGGTCCAGCTCGATCACCATCCACACCAGCACCGACGGCGGGACCACCTGGATCGACGGCGCCGAGCTCCCCGCCGCCGACCTGACCGTCACCACCGACGGCACCCTCTACGCCGCGACGCGGCAGGGCCTGCAGGAGAGCCGGGATGCGGGCGCCACCTTCGACCTCGTCGCGGATGCGCCGCCGCTCTACCTGGTGGAGGCGGACTCCACGGGCGGGCTGGTCGGCGTCGACACCGACGGCACCCTCTGGCGACTCACCGGCACCGGATCCTGGGACAGCGTCGGTGCCGCCACGGGCACCGTCCAGGCGCTCGGGAACGCAGATGGGGCGGTCGTGCTCGTCGACGACCGCGGCATCGTCCGGATCCACGGCACCGAGACCACCGTCGTCCTCCCGGCAGGGACCGCACAATGA
- a CDS encoding HAD-IA family hydrolase: protein MTPRSAEHGTHHLDAVYDAVLFDMDGVVTNTAAIHAAAWKQLFDEVLRDPRVQVDDPETTFDPVADYRRYVDGRTREDGVSAYLTARGIALDAGDPDDPPTAWTIAGLAARKNELFLAELGTRGLRVYPGTVALLHRLRGAAVPVGLVTASRNAHQMLAAAGLAGCFDTVVDGRIALSHHLKGKPDPAMFVEAARRLGVAAARTAVVEDSVAGVAAGRRGGFGFVVGIDRAGAREQLEAAGADLVLADVAELDLGVSTTDPWQLVYDGFDPAHEGHREALTALGNGYLATRGARPEHHDDGIHYPGTYLAGVYNRLASTIHGRELEEEHLVNTPNWLPVDLRLGDGPWLSTGQVVTHSERRELDLRRGLVVRRAVLTGPNGDRLDFVQTTFTSLDEPHLAVLETTLTAPDWSGTVTLRAGIDAGVRNSNVAAYLGSDATHLTQPTFRQVGDTTLCEVRTRQSRVHIATAVRSTLTGTDSATDHRIDTPSQHTLELRIPLEQGRPVTLTKTAAIYTSHDRAISEPGGAALTLLTERGGDVEALRERHAAAWRRLWERFAVTLDADTHSRLILNLHVFHLLQTLSPHTVELDAGVPARGLHGEGYRGHVFWDEVFVLPVIALRTPEISRALIDYRWRRLDAARAAATAAGLRGALFPWQSGSDGREETPEALYNPRSGRWMPDNSHRQRHVGLAIAYNAWQHYQATGDLEWLAERGGELIIEVARLFASLAEHDTATDRFHIAGVMGPDEFHDGAPDAPGSGLRDNTYTNVLASWVATRAARTLALLHGHRGEGLRDRLRVTDEEIAGWARLSTRLAVGFHRDGILTQFDGYESLQELDWDHYREEYGNIGRLDLILESENDSTNRYKLAKQPDVVMLVYLLGHDGLRAQLATLGYPFSEQDLTRTVEYYLARTANGSTLSRVVNASVLAGIDPSRSWIAFREALIADLDDSQGGTTREGIHLGAMAGTIDLPVRSFAGMALGDDELVFAPRLPPNLTRVGFQIRYRGHLVDVMLRDRSLELRVHAGSAPAIHVRVGAVAVPLSAGQTKTFAIGPGTSARDATNREGGLD from the coding sequence ATGACTCCGCGGTCGGCAGAGCACGGGACTCACCACCTCGATGCCGTCTACGACGCGGTGCTGTTCGACATGGACGGCGTGGTCACGAACACCGCCGCGATCCATGCCGCCGCGTGGAAGCAGCTGTTCGACGAGGTGCTGCGAGACCCGCGTGTGCAGGTGGACGACCCCGAGACGACCTTCGACCCGGTCGCCGACTACCGCCGCTATGTGGATGGGCGAACCCGCGAGGACGGGGTATCGGCGTACCTGACGGCCCGTGGGATCGCCCTGGACGCCGGAGATCCCGACGACCCACCAACGGCGTGGACGATCGCGGGGCTCGCGGCGCGCAAGAACGAGCTGTTCCTGGCGGAGCTGGGCACCCGCGGGCTGCGCGTCTATCCGGGCACCGTGGCGCTGCTGCATCGCCTGCGGGGCGCGGCCGTTCCGGTCGGGCTGGTCACCGCGAGCCGGAACGCGCACCAGATGCTCGCCGCCGCAGGACTGGCCGGCTGCTTCGACACCGTGGTGGACGGCCGGATCGCGCTCTCGCATCACCTGAAAGGCAAGCCGGATCCCGCCATGTTCGTCGAGGCAGCCCGGCGACTGGGTGTCGCTGCGGCCCGCACCGCGGTCGTCGAGGACTCGGTCGCCGGCGTGGCGGCCGGGAGGCGCGGAGGCTTCGGCTTCGTCGTCGGCATCGACCGCGCCGGAGCGCGGGAGCAGCTCGAGGCCGCGGGCGCCGACCTCGTCCTGGCCGATGTCGCCGAGCTCGACCTGGGCGTCTCCACCACGGATCCGTGGCAGCTGGTCTACGACGGCTTCGACCCCGCGCACGAAGGGCACCGGGAGGCGCTCACCGCGCTGGGCAACGGCTACCTGGCCACCCGGGGCGCCCGGCCCGAGCACCACGACGACGGCATCCACTATCCCGGCACCTACCTCGCCGGCGTGTACAACCGGCTGGCGAGCACCATCCACGGGCGCGAGCTCGAGGAGGAGCATCTCGTCAACACTCCCAACTGGCTTCCGGTGGACCTCCGCCTCGGAGACGGGCCGTGGCTGTCCACCGGCCAGGTCGTGACGCACAGCGAACGACGCGAGCTCGACCTGCGCCGCGGCCTGGTCGTCCGCCGCGCGGTCCTCACCGGTCCGAACGGGGATCGACTCGACTTCGTGCAGACGACGTTCACCTCCCTGGACGAGCCTCACCTGGCCGTGCTGGAAACCACGCTCACCGCCCCCGACTGGAGCGGCACGGTCACCCTCCGCGCCGGGATCGACGCCGGGGTGCGCAACAGCAACGTGGCCGCGTATCTCGGATCGGACGCCACCCACCTCACGCAGCCGACGTTCCGCCAGGTCGGCGACACCACCCTCTGCGAGGTGCGGACCCGGCAGAGCCGGGTCCACATCGCCACCGCCGTCCGCTCGACCCTCACCGGAACCGACAGCGCGACCGATCACCGCATCGACACGCCATCGCAGCACACCCTGGAGCTGCGCATCCCTCTGGAGCAGGGTCGACCGGTCACCCTCACCAAGACGGCCGCGATCTACACCTCCCACGATCGGGCCATCAGCGAGCCGGGTGGTGCCGCCCTGACCCTGCTCACCGAACGCGGTGGCGACGTCGAGGCGCTGCGGGAACGCCACGCGGCGGCGTGGCGGCGACTCTGGGAACGCTTCGCGGTCACCCTGGACGCCGACACGCACAGCCGACTCATCCTGAACCTGCACGTCTTCCACCTGCTCCAGACCCTCTCGCCGCACACCGTCGAGCTCGACGCCGGGGTGCCCGCCCGCGGCCTGCACGGCGAGGGGTATCGGGGGCACGTCTTCTGGGACGAGGTGTTCGTCCTGCCCGTGATCGCTCTGCGCACGCCCGAGATCAGCCGGGCGCTGATCGACTACCGCTGGCGGCGACTGGACGCCGCGCGCGCCGCGGCGACCGCCGCCGGACTCCGCGGAGCCCTCTTCCCCTGGCAGAGCGGCAGCGACGGTCGCGAGGAGACGCCCGAGGCGCTCTACAACCCGCGCTCCGGTCGGTGGATGCCGGACAACTCCCACCGTCAACGCCACGTCGGCCTCGCCATCGCCTACAACGCCTGGCAGCACTACCAGGCCACCGGCGACCTCGAGTGGCTCGCCGAACGCGGCGGCGAGCTCATCATCGAGGTCGCCCGCCTGTTCGCCTCGCTCGCCGAGCACGACACTGCCACCGACCGCTTCCACATCGCCGGGGTGATGGGACCCGACGAGTTCCACGACGGCGCCCCGGACGCTCCCGGCAGCGGCCTGCGCGACAACACGTACACCAACGTCCTCGCCTCGTGGGTCGCCACGCGAGCGGCCCGGACACTCGCCCTGCTCCACGGGCACCGCGGCGAGGGCCTCCGCGACCGGCTCCGCGTCACCGACGAGGAGATCGCGGGATGGGCCCGGCTCAGCACACGACTGGCGGTGGGGTTCCACCGCGACGGCATCCTCACCCAGTTCGACGGCTACGAGAGCCTGCAGGAGCTGGACTGGGACCACTACCGCGAGGAGTACGGGAACATCGGCCGGCTCGATCTCATCCTCGAGTCCGAGAACGACAGCACCAACCGGTACAAGCTCGCCAAGCAGCCCGACGTCGTCATGCTGGTCTACCTGCTCGGTCACGACGGGCTCCGGGCGCAACTCGCCACGCTCGGCTACCCGTTCTCCGAGCAGGACCTGACCCGCACGGTCGAGTACTACCTCGCGCGCACCGCCAACGGGTCGACGCTCAGCCGAGTCGTGAACGCCTCCGTCCTGGCCGGCATCGACCCGTCCCGCTCCTGGATCGCGTTCCGCGAGGCGCTGATCGCCGATCTCGACGACTCCCAGGGCGGCACCACCCGCGAAGGGATCCACCTCGGCGCGATGGCCGGCACCATCGACCTGCCCGTCCGCTCCTTCGCCGGCATGGCCCTCGGTGACGACGAGCTCGTCTTCGCCCCCCGACTGCCGCCGAACCTCACCCGGGTCGGGTTCCAGATCCGATACCGCGGCCACCTCGTCGACGTGATGCTCCGTGACCGCAGCCTGGAGCTTCGCGTGCACGCCGGCTCAGCACCCGCGATCCACGTGCGCGTCGGCGCGGTCGCCGTGCCGCTCTCGGCCGGACAGACCAAGACGTTCGCGATCGGCCCGGGCACCTCGGCCCGCGACGCGACCAACCGCGAAGGAGGCCTCGACTGA
- a CDS encoding phosphoketolase family protein, translating to MSTAPARWAYRTTAVTPERLEEVDAWWRAANYLSIGQIYLLDNPLLRDPLTAEHIKPRLLGHWGTTPGLNFLYAHLNRAITDRDLNTLYVTGPGHGGPGMVANAYLDGTYTELYPRIDRTEEGLKALFRQFSFPGGIPSHASPDTPGSINEGGELGYSLVHAYGAAFDNPDLLVACVIGDGEAETGPLATAWHGNKFLNPAADGVVLPILHLNGYKIANPTVLSRIPEDELVALLRGYGHEPFVVTVGFDGEDPRESHARFAGVLDEVLDRIADIKTAAAAGTLEGRPAWPAIVLRSPKGWTCPPVIDGLPVEGTWRSHQVPLAEVRDTPEHLQILQDWLASYRPDELFDADGAPFPATVAAAPAGARRMSANPVANGGQLTVPLRLGDFRDHAHPVDPEARGTGTAEATRMLGEWLADVIRHNPDNFRIFGPDETASNRLAPPVFEATGKQWNATVLPVDEHLAPTGRVMEVLSEHQCQGWLEGYVLTGRHGLFNCYEAFTHIVDSMFNQHAKWLEAASEVPWREPVPSFNYLLSSHVWRQDHNGFSHQDPGFIDLALNKSPDIVRVYLPFDANTLLSTYDHCLRSTGYINVVVAGKQPAPQWLTMDEAIEHCTRGLGILPWAGTETEGAEPDVVLAAAGDVPTLEVLAAAALLREHIPDLSVRVVNVVDLTRLQSEDQHPHGLPDREFDAIFTPDKPVIFAYHGYPWLIHRLTYKRAGHQNLHVHGFVEKGTTTTPFDMVMLNDLDRYRLAIDVLDHVPGLAATHAQLRQELVDARLRARAHTREHGTDIPAVADWRWPHPDTDLNRPSTAKEIR from the coding sequence ATGAGCACCGCACCGGCCCGCTGGGCATACCGCACCACCGCCGTCACCCCGGAACGACTGGAGGAGGTGGATGCGTGGTGGCGGGCGGCGAACTACCTGAGCATCGGGCAGATCTACCTGCTCGACAACCCGCTGCTGCGCGACCCGCTCACCGCGGAGCACATCAAGCCTCGACTACTGGGGCACTGGGGCACCACCCCGGGCCTGAACTTCCTGTACGCCCACCTCAACCGGGCGATCACCGACCGGGATCTGAACACCCTGTACGTGACCGGGCCGGGGCACGGCGGGCCGGGCATGGTCGCCAACGCCTACCTGGACGGCACCTACACGGAGCTGTACCCGCGGATCGACCGCACCGAGGAGGGGCTCAAGGCGCTGTTCCGGCAGTTCTCCTTCCCCGGCGGCATCCCCTCGCACGCGTCCCCGGACACGCCCGGGTCGATCAACGAGGGCGGCGAGCTCGGCTATTCCCTCGTCCACGCCTACGGCGCCGCGTTCGACAACCCGGACCTGCTGGTCGCGTGCGTGATCGGCGACGGGGAGGCCGAGACCGGGCCGCTGGCGACCGCGTGGCACGGCAACAAGTTCCTCAACCCAGCCGCGGACGGGGTGGTGCTACCGATCCTGCACCTGAACGGGTACAAGATCGCCAACCCGACGGTGCTGTCCCGCATCCCCGAGGACGAGCTGGTCGCGCTGCTGCGCGGCTACGGCCACGAGCCGTTCGTGGTCACCGTCGGCTTCGACGGCGAGGACCCGCGGGAGTCCCACGCCCGGTTCGCCGGCGTGCTGGACGAGGTGCTGGACCGGATCGCGGACATCAAGACCGCCGCGGCGGCCGGCACCCTGGAAGGCCGGCCGGCGTGGCCAGCGATCGTGCTGCGCAGCCCGAAAGGCTGGACCTGCCCGCCGGTGATCGACGGGCTCCCCGTGGAGGGCACCTGGCGGTCCCACCAGGTGCCGCTCGCCGAGGTCCGCGACACCCCCGAGCACCTGCAGATCCTCCAGGACTGGCTGGCCTCCTACCGGCCCGACGAGCTCTTCGACGCCGACGGCGCCCCGTTCCCCGCCACGGTCGCCGCCGCCCCGGCCGGAGCGCGGCGGATGAGCGCTAACCCGGTCGCGAACGGCGGGCAGCTGACCGTCCCGCTGCGCCTGGGCGACTTCCGCGACCACGCCCACCCGGTCGACCCCGAGGCGCGAGGCACGGGAACGGCGGAGGCGACCCGGATGCTCGGCGAATGGCTCGCCGACGTGATCCGGCACAACCCGGACAACTTCCGCATCTTCGGCCCCGACGAGACCGCCTCCAACCGGCTCGCCCCGCCCGTGTTCGAGGCCACCGGCAAGCAGTGGAACGCGACCGTGCTGCCGGTGGACGAGCATCTGGCGCCGACCGGGCGGGTGATGGAGGTGCTCAGCGAGCACCAGTGCCAGGGCTGGCTCGAAGGGTACGTCCTCACCGGCCGGCACGGCCTGTTCAACTGCTACGAGGCGTTCACGCACATCGTCGACTCGATGTTCAACCAGCACGCCAAATGGCTCGAAGCCGCCAGCGAGGTGCCCTGGCGGGAACCGGTGCCGAGCTTCAACTACCTGCTCTCCAGCCACGTCTGGCGGCAGGACCACAACGGGTTCAGCCACCAGGACCCCGGGTTCATCGACCTCGCCCTGAACAAGAGCCCCGACATCGTCCGCGTCTACCTCCCGTTCGACGCGAACACGCTGCTGTCCACCTACGACCACTGCCTGCGCTCCACCGGCTACATCAACGTCGTCGTCGCCGGAAAGCAGCCCGCCCCGCAGTGGCTCACCATGGACGAGGCGATCGAGCACTGCACCCGGGGCCTGGGCATCCTGCCCTGGGCCGGCACCGAGACCGAGGGCGCCGAGCCGGACGTGGTGCTCGCCGCCGCCGGCGACGTGCCCACCCTCGAGGTGCTCGCCGCGGCCGCGTTGCTGCGCGAGCACATCCCTGACCTGTCCGTGCGGGTCGTGAACGTGGTCGACCTGACCCGTCTGCAATCCGAGGACCAGCACCCGCACGGCCTGCCGGACCGGGAGTTCGACGCGATCTTCACCCCCGACAAGCCGGTGATCTTCGCCTACCACGGCTACCCGTGGCTGATCCACCGTCTCACCTACAAGCGCGCCGGGCACCAGAACCTGCACGTGCACGGCTTCGTGGAGAAGGGCACCACCACGACCCCGTTCGACATGGTCATGCTCAACGACCTCGACCGCTACCGGCTCGCGATCGACGTCCTCGACCACGTCCCGGGCCTTGCCGCGACCCACGCGCAGCTGCGGCAGGAACTCGTCGACGCCCGCCTGCGCGCCCGCGCCCACACCCGCGAGCACGGCACCGACATCCCCGCCGTCGCCGACTGGCGCTGGCCCCACCCCGACACCGACCTGAACCGCCCCTCCACCGCGAAGGAAATCCGATGA
- a CDS encoding YHS domain-containing protein, translating to MTHDHEHHTGHEHAAHDHGSHEHHHHEPPAGATNLVTCPVMPGNQVDPAWAEKRGLFRDYEGARYWFCCPECGPLFDGDPARYANAA from the coding sequence ATGACGCACGACCACGAGCACCACACCGGCCACGAGCACGCCGCGCACGATCACGGATCCCACGAGCACCATCACCATGAGCCCCCGGCCGGGGCGACCAACCTCGTCACCTGCCCGGTCATGCCCGGCAATCAGGTCGACCCGGCGTGGGCAGAGAAGCGCGGCCTGTTCCGTGACTACGAAGGCGCGCGGTACTGGTTCTGCTGCCCCGAGTGCGGGCCGCTGTTCGACGGCGACCCCGCCCGCTACGCCAACGCCGCCTGA